In Fusobacterium perfoetens, the following are encoded in one genomic region:
- a CDS encoding YhcH/YjgK/YiaL family protein, producing MIYGELRELKFYKGISENLDKAIECIESGVYKNGVSGKNEIDGDNLFFNCQTVTTQPIEERFFEGHKKYIDIQIVIKGEEKIGYTSRSNVIRTSPWNRETDFEKYEGSVDHLFDLNEDTFIILFPEEPHMPLIHGENGPMEIKKAVFKVKIK from the coding sequence ATGATATATGGAGAATTAAGAGAATTAAAATTTTATAAAGGAATTTCAGAAAATCTTGATAAAGCTATTGAGTGTATAGAAAGTGGAGTTTATAAAAATGGTGTTTCTGGAAAAAATGAAATAGATGGAGATAATCTTTTCTTTAACTGCCAAACTGTTACAACACAGCCTATAGAAGAGAGATTTTTTGAAGGACATAAAAAATATATAGATATCCAAATAGTTATAAAAGGAGAAGAAAAAATAGGTTATACTTCCCGTTCAAATGTTATAAGAACAAGCCCATGGAACAGAGAAACTGACTTTGAAAAATATGAAGGATCTGTTGACCATCTTTTTGACTTAAATGAAGATACATTTATTATTTTATTCCCTGAAGAACCTCATATGCCTCTTATACATGGAGAAAACGGCCCTATGGAAATTAAGAAAGCTGTATTTAAAGTTAAAATTAAATAA